The Candidatus Margulisiibacteriota bacterium genome contains the following window.
GGTTCCGCTTTGACGGCCACACCGAGATCCTGGCGGCCAAGACCAAGACCAAAAAATACGCCATGATGTTCGTTTCCGAAAAGCTCTGGCTGATGCTGGCCACAACTCATCTCCCCTTAAGCGCCGTCAGCCGCCACCTGAAGAAAAAGAAGCTGGTCGCCCAGATCAAAATGGCGCACGATTTCCTGCTGGCCGACCGGGGAAAGAAACCGCGCATCGGGGTCGCCGGGCTCAACCCGCACGCCGGTGAGAACGGGATCTTCGGCAAGGAAGAAATTAAGATCATTAAACCGGCGGTCGAAGAAGCAAAAAAAATGGGGATCGACGTCGAAGGGCCGATCTCCCCGGACGCGATCTTCTATCTCGCCAACAGCGGCAAGTACGACATCGTCATCGCCATGTACCACGATCAGGGACTGATCCCGCTCAAGCTCCTCTCCTTCAATCACTCGGTCAACGTGACCATCGGCCTGCCGATCATCAGGACCTCGGTCGACCACGGGACCGGGTTCAACATCGCCGGCAAAGGCTGGGCCAGCCCGGAGAGCCTGATCGCGGCAATCAAAGTCGCGGCCCACTTCGCCCGGAATAAATGACCCCGACCCTGGCCGAAATCACCCGCCAGCTCCTGATCACTTACAACCGCTTTCCCCGCAAAAGGCTGGGCCAGCATTTTCTGGTCGATCCGCAGGTTATCGCCCGGATCATTGCCGCCGCCGAATTGGGCCAAGACGACCTGGTAATCGAGATTGGTTCCGGCCTGGGGGTCGTGACCGCCGAACTGGCCAAAAACGTCCATCACCTGATCGCCGTGGAGATCGATCAGGAATTGATGAGCATCAGCAAAAAGGTCCTGGCGCCCCTCCCCAACATTAGTTTTGTGAACCAAGACGTCCTCAAGACCAGCCTGGCCGAACTCGCCCTTGGCCGCCGCTATAAAGTGGTCGGCAATCTCCCCTATTATATTACCTCGCCGATCATTGAAAAGATTCTGGAGGCGGCAGAAAAGCCGGAGGTGGCGGTGGTCATGACGCAAAAAGAGGTGGCGGAGCGGATGGTCGCCGGAGCCGGGACAAAAAACTACGGCTCTTTTTCGATCTTCTGCCAGTTTTACGCCGAAGTTAAATTAAACTCCCTCGTTTCGAAATCGTCCTTTCTCCCCTGGCCGGAAGTCAGTTCAGCCGTCGTCGCCCTTAAGCCTTATAAAACGCCCAAGTATGAAGTTAAGGATGCCAAACTCTTTTTTGATCTGGTCCACGCCGCCTTCCAGCAGCGCCGCAAAAAATTAAGCAACTCCCTCAAACCTTTCGGGCTGACCAATTCACCGGTCGATCTCAATCGCCGGCCGGAAACGGTCTCGATCGAAGAATTCGCGGCGATCGCCAATAGTCTTTAGCCGACCTGGCGGCGGCGGGGCGAACAAAAATTAGCAAAAACTCTCGCCTGAACTTGCGGCTCCCTTAACTCGGGAAAAAACTG
Protein-coding sequences here:
- the rsmA gene encoding 16S rRNA (adenine(1518)-N(6)/adenine(1519)-N(6))-dimethyltransferase RsmA, with amino-acid sequence MTPTLAEITRQLLITYNRFPRKRLGQHFLVDPQVIARIIAAAELGQDDLVIEIGSGLGVVTAELAKNVHHLIAVEIDQELMSISKKVLAPLPNISFVNQDVLKTSLAELALGRRYKVVGNLPYYITSPIIEKILEAAEKPEVAVVMTQKEVAERMVAGAGTKNYGSFSIFCQFYAEVKLNSLVSKSSFLPWPEVSSAVVALKPYKTPKYEVKDAKLFFDLVHAAFQQRRKKLSNSLKPFGLTNSPVDLNRRPETVSIEEFAAIANSL
- the pdxA gene encoding 4-hydroxythreonine-4-phosphate dehydrogenase PdxA; the protein is MDRPIIGITMGDPAGIGPEICAKALASQEVQSVARCVVIGDSGVLRQGLQTAKIKGIELHSIAAINAAQFKPKTIDIFDLNNVDLPKLKIGQVSKMAGKAAFEYIDKAIGLALDHQIDAITTGPINKESIRKAGFRFDGHTEILAAKTKTKKYAMMFVSEKLWLMLATTHLPLSAVSRHLKKKKLVAQIKMAHDFLLADRGKKPRIGVAGLNPHAGENGIFGKEEIKIIKPAVEEAKKMGIDVEGPISPDAIFYLANSGKYDIVIAMYHDQGLIPLKLLSFNHSVNVTIGLPIIRTSVDHGTGFNIAGKGWASPESLIAAIKVAAHFARNK